The Streptomyces sp. NBC_01689 genome includes a window with the following:
- a CDS encoding ArsR/SmtB family transcription factor — MLMSVDTDLMRVLADPLRLQIVSLLAEETLCTTHLIEETGAKQTNLSNHMRVLREAGVVETEPCGRFTYYKLRADVIARLAGQFADLAESARNAADNKRACP; from the coding sequence ATGCTGATGTCAGTCGACACTGATCTGATGCGGGTTCTGGCCGACCCGCTCCGTCTCCAGATCGTCTCCCTCCTGGCCGAGGAGACGCTCTGCACCACGCACCTCATCGAGGAGACAGGGGCGAAGCAGACCAACCTCTCCAACCACATGAGAGTGCTGCGCGAGGCCGGAGTGGTGGAGACCGAGCCGTGCGGCCGCTTCACGTACTACAAACTGCGCGCCGACGTCATCGCCCGCCTCGCCGGACAGTTCGCCGACCTGGCCGAGTCCGCCCGCAACGCCGCCGACAACAAGAGGGCCTGCCCGTGA
- the arsB gene encoding ACR3 family arsenite efflux transporter yields the protein MTPSEAPATTEDSSVVAKLSTLDRFLAVWILAAMAVGLGLGRLIPGLDDATAKVEIGGISLPIAVGLLIMMYPVLAKVRYDKLDAVTGDRKLMVSSLVINWLVGPAVMFALAWIFLPDLPEYRTGLIIVGLARCIAMVIIWNDLACGDREAAAVLVALNSVFQVLAFGLLGWFYLALLPNWLGLDNGQHLDISMWKIALNVVIFLGVPLLAGFLTRRIGERKLGREKYETGFLPKIGPWALYGLLFTIVILFALQGETITSQPLDVARIALPLLVYFAVMWFGTFTLGKVIGLAYDRTATLAFTAAGNNFELAIAVAIATFGVTSGQALSGVVGPLIEVPVLVALVYVSLAWRRKFSAAQQLTRAPQAS from the coding sequence GTGACCCCCTCCGAAGCACCCGCGACCACCGAGGACTCGTCGGTCGTCGCGAAGCTGTCGACGCTCGACCGGTTCCTCGCCGTGTGGATCCTCGCCGCGATGGCCGTCGGCCTCGGCCTCGGCCGGCTCATCCCCGGCCTCGACGACGCCACGGCGAAGGTGGAGATCGGCGGTATCTCCCTGCCGATCGCCGTCGGCCTGCTGATCATGATGTACCCGGTCCTGGCCAAGGTCCGCTACGACAAACTCGACGCAGTCACCGGCGACCGCAAGCTCATGGTCTCCTCGCTGGTCATCAACTGGCTCGTCGGCCCGGCGGTCATGTTCGCGCTGGCCTGGATCTTCCTGCCGGACCTGCCCGAGTACCGCACCGGCCTGATCATCGTCGGCCTGGCCCGCTGCATCGCCATGGTCATCATCTGGAACGACCTGGCCTGCGGCGACCGCGAGGCCGCCGCCGTCCTCGTCGCCCTCAACTCGGTCTTCCAGGTCCTGGCCTTCGGCCTGCTCGGCTGGTTCTACCTCGCCCTGCTGCCGAACTGGCTCGGCCTGGACAACGGCCAGCACCTGGACATCTCCATGTGGAAGATCGCCCTGAACGTCGTCATCTTCCTCGGCGTCCCGCTGCTGGCCGGCTTCCTCACCCGCCGCATCGGCGAACGCAAGCTCGGCCGCGAGAAGTACGAGACCGGCTTCCTTCCGAAGATCGGCCCGTGGGCCCTGTACGGCCTGCTCTTCACGATCGTCATCCTCTTCGCCCTGCAGGGCGAGACCATCACCTCGCAGCCGCTGGACGTGGCCCGCATCGCCCTGCCGCTACTGGTGTACTTCGCGGTCATGTGGTTCGGGACTTTCACCCTCGGCAAGGTCATCGGCCTCGCCTACGACCGCACCGCCACCCTCGCCTTCACCGCCGCGGGCAACAACTTCGAGCTGGCCATCGCGGTCGCCATCGCCACCTTCGGAGTCACCAGCGGCCAGGCTCTCTCCGGAGTCGTCGGCCCCCTCATCGAGGTCCCGGTCCTGGTCGCGCTCGTCTACGTCTCCCTGGCCTGGCGGCGGAAGTTCAGCGCCGCACAGCAGCTGACACGGGCACCGCAGGCGAGCTGA
- a CDS encoding IPT/TIG domain-containing protein: MPISPNQGSTSGGTTVTITGVNLSGATAVHFGSQTATITANTPTSITVIDPAGCGVVDVNVTTPGGTSNSISFFYISPPIAVSVGPGSGPTAGGNTVTVNGYGLSTATAVSFGSNSATPTVISDSQLSVVVPAGSFSGSVDVTVTTTGGTTAPLTYAYVDTPTLDSLTPASGSTSGGTSVTVTGTGLASTTAVTFGGTSASFAVLNNATLVAVTPPGAAGSVDVVVTTEGGSATASGGFTYVSGPGI; this comes from the coding sequence ATGCCCATCAGTCCCAACCAAGGCTCCACCAGCGGCGGAACAACCGTCACCATCACCGGCGTGAACCTGTCCGGTGCCACCGCCGTCCACTTCGGGTCCCAGACGGCCACGATCACCGCGAACACGCCGACCTCGATCACCGTCATCGACCCCGCGGGCTGCGGCGTCGTCGATGTCAACGTGACGACCCCGGGAGGGACCAGCAACTCGATCTCCTTCTTCTACATCAGCCCACCGATCGCGGTGTCCGTGGGCCCGGGCTCCGGTCCCACTGCGGGCGGCAACACGGTCACCGTCAACGGCTACGGACTCTCCACGGCCACCGCCGTGTCCTTCGGCTCCAACAGCGCGACGCCGACGGTCATCTCGGACAGCCAGCTGTCGGTGGTCGTTCCGGCCGGCAGTTTCAGCGGCTCGGTCGACGTCACCGTCACCACCACCGGGGGCACGACCGCTCCGCTCACCTACGCCTACGTCGACACGCCGACGCTGGACTCGCTCACACCCGCCTCGGGGTCGACGTCCGGCGGTACCTCGGTGACCGTCACCGGCACCGGCCTGGCGTCCACCACGGCCGTCACCTTCGGCGGTACCAGCGCGTCCTTCGCAGTGCTGAACAACGCCACGCTGGTGGCCGTCACACCGCCGGGCGCCGCTGGGTCCGTCGATGTCGTCGTGACCACCGAGGGCGGTAGCGCCACCGCCAGCGGCGGATTCACCTACGTGTCCGGTCCCGGCATCTGA
- a CDS encoding IPT/TIG domain-containing protein, with product MAPPVLTSVVPNTGPAAGTNPVTLNGSQFTGATAVMFGSAAALSYTVNTPSTITATVPPGTGTVNVTVRTPAGLSNTVAYTYAPTPTLSAIAPNQGPTSGGTSVVLTGTGLTGTTAVTFGSTPATSYTVNSATQITAVAPAGTGAVAVTATTVGGTSGPVFFYYLNAPSLLSVSPAQGPATGGTSVVLTGTGLTGTTAVTFGSTPATSYTVNSATQITAVAPAGTGTVAVTVTGPGGTSNSVTYAYLAAPALTTLSPAQGPTGAGAAVTLTGTGLTTTFAVHFGAAPAAFTVVSDTTAIAIAPAGPAGPVLVSVTTSGGTSNSLAYQRVAPPAI from the coding sequence GTGGCCCCTCCCGTCCTCACCTCGGTCGTACCCAACACGGGTCCGGCGGCGGGCACCAATCCCGTGACCCTGAACGGAAGCCAGTTCACCGGCGCCACCGCTGTCATGTTCGGCTCCGCGGCCGCACTTTCGTACACGGTCAACACCCCCTCGACGATCACGGCGACCGTCCCGCCCGGAACCGGCACGGTGAACGTCACCGTGCGCACACCCGCTGGGCTCAGCAATACGGTTGCCTACACCTACGCGCCCACGCCGACCCTCAGCGCGATCGCGCCGAACCAGGGCCCGACGTCCGGCGGGACGAGCGTGGTCCTCACCGGAACCGGCCTCACCGGGACCACCGCCGTCACCTTCGGCAGCACCCCCGCGACCTCCTACACCGTCAACTCCGCCACCCAGATCACCGCAGTCGCCCCGGCCGGCACCGGCGCGGTGGCGGTCACCGCGACCACCGTAGGCGGCACCTCGGGGCCGGTGTTCTTCTACTACCTCAACGCGCCCTCGCTGCTGTCCGTCTCGCCTGCCCAGGGCCCGGCGACCGGCGGGACGAGCGTGGTCCTCACCGGAACCGGCCTCACCGGGACCACCGCCGTCACCTTCGGCAGCACCCCCGCGACCTCCTACACCGTCAACTCCGCCACCCAGATCACCGCAGTCGCCCCGGCCGGCACCGGCACGGTGGCGGTCACCGTCACCGGTCCCGGCGGCACCAGCAACTCCGTCACCTACGCCTACCTCGCAGCGCCGGCACTCACCACGCTGTCGCCCGCGCAGGGGCCGACGGGCGCGGGCGCCGCCGTGACCCTGACAGGCACCGGGCTGACCACGACCTTCGCGGTCCACTTCGGCGCCGCACCGGCGGCCTTTACCGTGGTGTCGGACACGACAGCGATCGCGATCGCCCCGGCAGGTCCGGCGGGTCCGGTGCTGGTGAGCGTCACGACGTCGGGCGGCACCAGCAACTCGCTCGCCTACCAACGGGTCGCGCCTCCCGCGATCTAG
- a CDS encoding Ig-like domain-containing protein, with product MVVVAAAATVLFIAPSAAAADPSSTTVQATPSSATTGQLVTLDATVTCSSDPSGGLGVSFFDGPDLLATAPVSADGHSSLTTGFTTTGTHTITAAYNGDDSCGASSDTTTVTVSQTPVPPANNPGCLLCGLIDFHVGDIHNEVNVSGHNVTRIHK from the coding sequence ATGGTCGTTGTAGCGGCAGCGGCCACAGTGCTGTTCATCGCTCCGTCGGCTGCCGCCGCCGATCCGTCGTCGACCACGGTCCAGGCAACGCCCTCCTCGGCGACGACCGGGCAACTGGTGACCCTCGACGCGACAGTGACCTGCAGCTCGGACCCGAGCGGCGGCCTCGGCGTGTCGTTCTTCGACGGCCCGGACCTCCTCGCGACCGCACCCGTCTCCGCCGACGGACACTCCTCACTGACCACCGGTTTCACGACCACCGGAACACACACCATCACCGCCGCCTACAACGGCGACGACAGTTGCGGCGCTTCGAGTGACACCACCACCGTCACCGTGTCCCAAACCCCGGTTCCCCCGGCCAACAACCCGGGCTGCCTGCTGTGCGGCCTCATCGACTTCCACGTCGGGGACATCCACAACGAGGTCAACGTCAGCGGCCACAACGTGACGCGCATCCACAAGTAA
- a CDS encoding ArsR/SmtB family transcription factor produces the protein MSNSQVVELSVLPAEPVVPCCPPITSAELSQADAEKMAVMFKALSDPVRLRLFSKVASHEGGEACVCDIQDVGVSQPTVSHHLKKLREAGLLTSERRGTWVYYQVAPSVVAAMSAMLDLRS, from the coding sequence ATGTCGAATTCTCAGGTGGTGGAGCTCTCGGTGCTGCCGGCCGAGCCGGTCGTCCCGTGCTGCCCGCCGATCACGTCGGCCGAGCTGTCCCAGGCGGACGCGGAGAAGATGGCCGTCATGTTCAAGGCACTCTCCGACCCGGTGCGGCTGCGCCTGTTCTCCAAGGTCGCCTCGCATGAAGGCGGCGAGGCGTGCGTGTGCGACATCCAGGACGTCGGCGTCTCGCAGCCAACCGTCTCCCACCACCTGAAGAAGCTGCGCGAGGCTGGCCTGCTGACGTCCGAGCGGCGCGGCACCTGGGTCTATTACCAGGTAGCGCCGTCCGTGGTGGCGGCCATGTCCGCCATGCTCGACCTGCGCTCCTGA
- a CDS encoding NAD(P)-binding domain-containing protein translates to MSDQLPVVVIGAGPVGLAAAAHLVEHGIEPLVLEAGPAAAAAVREWGHVRLFSTWGEVTDPAAEKLLAPTGWIKPDATTYPSGADWAALYLKPLADVLGDRVRFGARVTGVSRAGRDRVVDADRERQPFAVHFITADGAEQRVIARSVIDASGTWTTPSPAGAGGLPALGERAAADRITYRLPDLGDPAVRARYAGRRTAVIGSGASAFTTLAGLADLAGDEPGTHAVWILRRGISASTFGGGAADELPARGALGLAAKATVDNGYADAVTAFRTESIDRDTDGRLVLTGEDGRRLDPVDEVIVLTGLRPDLSFLSEIRLGLDERLQAPLALAPLIDPNQHSCGTVYPHGHRELSHPEQDIYLVGMKSYGRAPTFLAMTGYEQVRSVTAAIAGDLDVADRVELILPETGVCRGSGLTGAPAAGAHEGGCCAPAPQLVQIGITTPAAGEGSSSGGCC, encoded by the coding sequence ATGAGCGACCAGCTTCCCGTCGTTGTCATCGGAGCGGGACCGGTCGGACTGGCCGCCGCGGCACACCTCGTCGAGCACGGTATCGAACCCCTGGTTCTGGAAGCCGGACCGGCAGCGGCGGCCGCGGTACGGGAGTGGGGCCACGTCCGGCTGTTCTCCACCTGGGGCGAGGTCACCGACCCGGCTGCGGAAAAGCTCCTCGCGCCGACCGGCTGGATCAAGCCCGACGCGACCACCTACCCCTCAGGCGCCGACTGGGCCGCGCTCTACCTCAAGCCCCTGGCCGACGTTCTGGGCGACCGCGTGCGTTTCGGCGCGAGGGTCACCGGCGTCTCGCGCGCCGGACGTGATCGAGTCGTCGACGCCGACCGGGAAAGGCAGCCCTTCGCCGTGCACTTCATCACCGCCGACGGTGCCGAGCAGCGCGTGATCGCCCGCTCGGTCATCGACGCCTCCGGCACCTGGACGACGCCCAGCCCAGCCGGAGCCGGCGGCCTGCCCGCGCTCGGCGAGAGGGCAGCAGCCGACCGCATCACCTACCGCCTGCCCGACCTGGGGGACCCCGCCGTACGGGCCCGCTACGCGGGCAGGCGCACCGCCGTCATCGGCTCCGGCGCCTCCGCCTTCACCACGCTCGCCGGCCTCGCCGACCTCGCAGGCGACGAACCCGGAACGCATGCCGTGTGGATCCTGCGCCGCGGCATCAGCGCCTCGACCTTCGGCGGAGGTGCAGCCGACGAACTCCCCGCCCGCGGCGCCCTCGGGCTCGCCGCGAAGGCCACCGTGGACAACGGGTACGCGGACGCGGTCACCGCGTTCCGCACCGAATCCATCGACCGCGACACCGACGGCCGCCTCGTGCTGACCGGTGAGGACGGCCGCCGTCTCGACCCGGTCGACGAGGTGATCGTGCTGACCGGCCTTCGGCCCGACCTGTCCTTCCTCTCCGAGATCCGCCTCGGCCTGGACGAACGTCTCCAGGCACCTCTCGCGCTGGCCCCGCTCATCGACCCCAACCAGCACTCCTGCGGCACCGTCTACCCGCACGGCCACCGCGAACTGTCCCACCCCGAACAGGACATCTACCTGGTCGGCATGAAGTCCTACGGCCGTGCCCCCACCTTCCTCGCCATGACCGGCTACGAGCAGGTCCGCTCCGTCACCGCCGCCATCGCCGGCGACCTCGATGTCGCCGACCGCGTAGAACTCATCCTGCCGGAGACCGGAGTATGCAGAGGCAGCGGCCTGACGGGCGCCCCGGCCGCCGGAGCGCATGAGGGAGGCTGCTGCGCTCCGGCGCCCCAGCTCGTCCAGATCGGCATCACCACCCCCGCCGCCGGCGAGGGGTCCTCGTCCGGCGGGTGCTGCTGA
- a CDS encoding ArsI/CadI family heavy metal resistance metalloenzyme — protein sequence MSRVQLALRVPDLAASIAFYSKLFGTEPAKLRDGYANFAISEPPLKLVLIEGTAGEATRMDHLGVEVESTEAVHAATTRLADQGLATDVENDTTCCYAVQDKVWVHGPGQEPWEVYVVKADAGSLARQHGSTRCAAPAATDTTAVPAGGCC from the coding sequence ATGTCCCGCGTACAGCTCGCCCTCCGCGTCCCCGACCTCGCCGCGTCCATCGCCTTCTACAGCAAGCTGTTCGGTACCGAGCCCGCCAAACTCCGCGACGGCTACGCCAACTTCGCTATCTCAGAACCCCCACTGAAGCTCGTCCTGATCGAAGGCACCGCGGGCGAGGCCACACGGATGGACCACCTCGGCGTCGAAGTCGAATCCACCGAAGCCGTCCACGCGGCCACCACCCGCCTGGCAGACCAGGGCCTCGCGACGGACGTGGAGAACGACACCACCTGCTGCTACGCCGTGCAGGACAAGGTCTGGGTCCACGGCCCCGGCCAGGAACCGTGGGAGGTCTACGTCGTCAAGGCCGACGCCGGCTCCCTCGCCAGACAGCACGGCAGCACCCGCTGCGCGGCCCCCGCCGCAACCGATACGACAGCGGTCCCCGCGGGCGGCTGCTGCTGA